Genomic window (Fodinibius salicampi):
CTGTCCGTCATTAAAAGCTTCGCCCACCTGTTCATACTTTTTCTTTTTTGAGGATTCTTTTTTCTTCTTTTTGAGGGATTTTTTTCGCGGCTCTACCTCGTGTTTCTGGCAGTAGTCAGTAATGATTTTAAGGAAATCTTTGCCGTACTTTTTCTGCTTAATCGAACCTACCCCATATATTGGCAACATATCGTCTTTATTCTGGGGAAAGTAATAGGCCATTTCCATAAGGGTTGTATCGGGAAAGATAACATAGGGAGGAATGCCCTGCTGGTCGGCCATCTCTTTTCGTTTCTCACGTAAACGCTCAAAAAGATCCTGGTCATATTCGTTTTCCACATCAGAAGATGTGCGTTCGATCGCTTCATCACCTATAACAGTATCGGTACGATCCAGAACACCAAATACATTTTCTTTTCCGTTTAGTACCGCTTTTGCCTGCTCTTCAAGTTCAAGAGAGCCATAGTTTTCTTCACGACTCAGGTAACCTTGTCGGACGAGCATCCGCCCTAGTAGAATCCACTGTTCTTTCGACCATTCATTACCGATATCATAGGTTGAAAGTTCATCATGTCCGTTTTCAAGGACCTTCTTTGATTTAGAGCCGCGCAGTACATCCGCAATATAATAGGCTCCAAACTTTTCATCAGTTCGGGCGATACAGGAAAGAAATTTTTGTGACTGTACCGTCAAGTCTTCTACCTCTGCATCTACTGAAAGACAATTGTCACACATGCCACAATCATCGTGAGGATATGTTTCACCAAAATACTTCATCAGAGGTACACGCCTGCACTTATCCGTTTCCAGAAATTTCATCAGGTCTTTGAGATGCTTTTCAGCAACTTCTTTTTCTTTGTCTTCCTTCTGGTTAATGAAGTATTGTATCTTCTGCTTGTCAGAACGGCTGTAGAGCAGCAGGCAGTCGCTTCGCAGCCCGTCACGACCCGCGCGACCTATTTGCTGGTAATAAGATTCAATATTTTTGGGCATATCGTAGTGCATAACAAAACGCACATTTGGTTTGTCAATACCCATACCAAAGGCAATAGTTGCTACGATAATGGAAATATCATCCCGAATAAACAGTTCCTGATTGCGGCCCCGTACTTTTTTTGAAAGTCCCGCATGGTAAGGCTTTACGGAGTGCCCCTCTTTTTTGAGTTCTACATAGAGTTCATCCACTTGTTTGCGGGAGAAACAGTAAATGATTCCCGACTGTTTTTTACGGGTATAGAGAAAATCCAGTGTTTGCTCAAGGGGATCATCCTTGTCTGCTACTTTGAGGAAGAGGTTCTTTCGATCAAAGCTGGCCAGGAAGGTTTCTGAATCATCCA
Coding sequences:
- the recQ gene encoding DNA helicase RecQ, with the protein product MIKEARNKLNNVFGYEDFRPLQEDVISQVLDKEDALVIMPTGGGKSLCYQIPALIFDGLTIVVSPLISLMKDQVEQLRQYDIPAIYLNSSLSPEEYQHNVNKLKRGEVKMLYLAPETLLMPKTRELLSTQDIDLFTIDEAHCISEWGHDFRPEYRQLTEVRKDFPEATCLALTATATPRVRKDIKKILKLDDSETFLASFDRKNLFLKVADKDDPLEQTLDFLYTRKKQSGIIYCFSRKQVDELYVELKKEGHSVKPYHAGLSKKVRGRNQELFIRDDISIIVATIAFGMGIDKPNVRFVMHYDMPKNIESYYQQIGRAGRDGLRSDCLLLYSRSDKQKIQYFINQKEDKEKEVAEKHLKDLMKFLETDKCRRVPLMKYFGETYPHDDCGMCDNCLSVDAEVEDLTVQSQKFLSCIARTDEKFGAYYIADVLRGSKSKKVLENGHDELSTYDIGNEWSKEQWILLGRMLVRQGYLSREENYGSLELEEQAKAVLNGKENVFGVLDRTDTVIGDEAIERTSSDVENEYDQDLFERLREKRKEMADQQGIPPYVIFPDTTLMEMAYYFPQNKDDMLPIYGVGSIKQKKYGKDFLKIITDYCQKHEVEPRKKSLKKKKKESSKKKKYEQVGEAFNDGQSIEHLAEEHGVKQVTIIKHLKTYLEEGHNLRTEGIAAASSLSMRKQDEVMEIMNEIAPHMLRPIYNKLDKTVSYSELRIMQLFYMAQNKDD